One part of the Streptomyces sp. NBC_00286 genome encodes these proteins:
- a CDS encoding sensor histidine kinase: MSRHRAAFAADRVRGAASSPPPGPEAGGGHPLLDWLLRRQRRLKQLGQQYPWLLDTAVVLIIAVIGLTDLFSDGGRDGPFGVTDGRDDLPAALSYVVSAALIVPLWWRRRAPASVYFVIALVALVQGVLGLQLAASIAAFIALYTMARYGSLRLLGWVAAVAIAQETVPVLVLLPTERWLQSLFFELGTMTAAAAVGLMLRTRQLYLTALEDRARRLEIERDQREQLTVAAERSRVAREMHDIVGHNLSVMISVADGAASLAANSGEQSEQALRILGDTGRQAMSELRRVLGVLREKQHGDRPLSPQPGIRDLDALLARVRTAGLGVTYRSVGNLDTLGSSVQLTVYRIVQEALTNTLKHAGAGSTAEVAVTADAGQVRIRIADTGAPLEVPGPGPQPDDPGHGLVGIRQRAALYGGTATIGPRDDRPGWIVDVALRTSDEPAPPAPGEDPLP; this comes from the coding sequence ATGAGTCGGCACCGCGCGGCCTTCGCCGCGGACCGGGTACGGGGGGCGGCTTCCTCGCCGCCCCCCGGACCCGAGGCCGGCGGGGGACATCCCCTGCTGGACTGGCTGCTGCGACGCCAGCGCCGCCTCAAGCAGCTGGGCCAGCAGTATCCCTGGCTGCTCGACACCGCGGTTGTGCTGATCATCGCGGTGATCGGCCTGACCGACCTGTTCTCCGACGGCGGCAGAGACGGCCCCTTCGGGGTGACCGATGGCCGCGACGACCTGCCGGCCGCCCTCTCCTACGTGGTGTCCGCCGCCCTTATCGTGCCGCTGTGGTGGCGCCGCCGCGCCCCGGCCTCCGTGTATTTCGTGATCGCGCTGGTCGCCCTCGTCCAAGGGGTGCTGGGCCTGCAATTGGCGGCCAGCATCGCCGCGTTCATCGCTCTGTACACCATGGCCCGCTACGGTTCCCTGCGGCTGCTGGGCTGGGTCGCCGCCGTAGCCATCGCGCAGGAAACGGTTCCGGTTCTCGTCCTGCTGCCGACTGAACGCTGGCTGCAGAGCCTGTTCTTCGAGCTGGGGACGATGACTGCCGCTGCCGCCGTCGGGCTGATGCTGCGTACCCGCCAGCTGTATCTGACCGCGCTGGAAGACCGTGCCCGACGGCTGGAGATCGAACGCGACCAGCGTGAACAGCTCACCGTCGCCGCCGAACGTTCCCGCGTCGCCCGCGAGATGCACGACATCGTCGGCCACAATCTCTCCGTCATGATCAGTGTCGCCGACGGCGCCGCCAGCCTTGCCGCCAACAGCGGCGAGCAGTCCGAACAGGCCCTGCGTATCCTCGGCGACACCGGCCGCCAGGCTATGAGCGAACTACGGCGCGTCCTGGGCGTCCTGCGCGAGAAGCAGCACGGCGACCGGCCGCTCAGCCCGCAGCCCGGCATCCGCGATCTGGACGCCCTGCTGGCGCGGGTCCGCACCGCGGGACTGGGCGTCACCTACCGGAGCGTGGGCAACCTCGACACTCTCGGCAGCAGCGTGCAGCTGACCGTCTACCGCATCGTCCAGGAAGCCCTGACCAACACCCTCAAGCACGCCGGTGCAGGCTCCACCGCCGAGGTTGCCGTGACCGCGGACGCCGGACAGGTCCGCATCCGGATCGCCGACACCGGAGCCCCACTGGAGGTACCCGGGCCGGGGCCGCAGCCCGACGACCCCGGGCACGGCCTGGTCGGCATCCGCCAGCGGGCCGCCCTGTACGGCGGCACCGCCACCATCGGCCCGCGCGACGACCGGCCCGGCTGGATCGTCGACGTCGCACTCCGCACATCCGACGAGCCTGCCCCGCCGGCACCAGGAGAAGACCCGCTGCCATGA
- a CDS encoding ATP-binding cassette domain-containing protein, which produces MIEAHELTKRYGDKTAVDRLSFSVKPGEVTGFLGPNGAGKSTTMRMIAGLDAPTGGSVTVNGRAYAEHPAPLHEIGTLLEAKSVHPGRSARNHLMALAHTHGIARRRVDEVIELAGLTSVAGKRVGAFSLGMGQRLGIAAALLGDPEIVMLDEPVNGLDPEGVLWVRNLLRGMADEGRAVMLSSHLMSEMALIADHLIIVGRGRLLADTTLDDFTRTAAGGGVKVVTDQAERLRSLIAGPDVVITSDSAEELVVSGRTAREIGMIAASHGVPLSELTSQAASLETAFMDLTRDAVEYHSAPADHAATDRQAA; this is translated from the coding sequence ATGATCGAAGCGCACGAGCTGACCAAGCGCTACGGCGACAAGACGGCCGTGGACCGTCTGAGCTTTTCTGTCAAACCCGGTGAAGTGACCGGCTTCCTCGGCCCCAACGGCGCGGGCAAGTCGACAACCATGCGCATGATCGCCGGTCTCGATGCCCCTACCGGGGGCTCAGTCACCGTCAATGGTCGCGCCTACGCGGAGCACCCGGCGCCGCTGCACGAGATCGGCACTCTGCTCGAGGCCAAGTCCGTCCACCCGGGGCGCAGCGCACGTAACCATCTGATGGCGCTGGCACACACGCACGGCATCGCGCGCCGCCGGGTGGACGAAGTGATCGAGCTGGCCGGATTGACCAGTGTGGCAGGCAAGCGGGTGGGCGCCTTCTCACTCGGCATGGGGCAGCGGCTCGGCATCGCCGCAGCACTCCTGGGCGATCCGGAGATCGTCATGCTGGACGAGCCGGTCAACGGCCTGGACCCGGAGGGCGTGCTGTGGGTGCGCAACCTTCTTCGCGGGATGGCTGACGAGGGCCGGGCGGTGATGCTCTCCTCGCACCTGATGAGCGAAATGGCGCTGATCGCCGACCACTTGATCATCGTCGGCCGCGGACGGCTGCTCGCGGACACCACGCTGGACGATTTCACGAGGACGGCCGCCGGAGGTGGCGTGAAGGTCGTCACCGACCAGGCGGAGCGGCTGCGCTCGCTCATCGCCGGCCCGGATGTGGTGATCACCTCCGACTCCGCCGAGGAGTTGGTGGTCTCCGGGCGCACCGCCCGGGAGATCGGAATGATTGCCGCCTCGCACGGGGTGCCGCTGTCTGAGCTGACCTCGCAGGCCGCTTCCCTGGAGACGGCCTTCATGGACCTCACCCGCGACGCTGTGGAGTACCACAGCGCACCCGCCGACCACGCGGCCACCGACCGACAGGCGGCATGA
- a CDS encoding glycosyltransferase encodes MPGTAELQSLVTMEAMAAGKPVVAAAAMALPHLVHHGYNGCLYPPGDISALTAALASVLDGAEERVRMGEASRTLIAEHDITHTLTAFEGLYERAARVLRGLPTPRLPATAHPDRHGYAAHSDRW; translated from the coding sequence ATGCCAGGCACGGCAGAGCTGCAGAGCCTGGTCACCATGGAGGCCATGGCCGCCGGCAAGCCGGTGGTCGCCGCCGCTGCTATGGCGCTGCCCCATCTGGTGCATCACGGATATAACGGCTGTCTCTATCCTCCCGGTGACATCTCGGCCCTGACCGCAGCTCTCGCCTCTGTCCTGGACGGTGCCGAGGAGCGAGTGCGGATGGGCGAGGCAAGCCGGACCCTCATCGCCGAGCACGACATCACCCATACTCTGACCGCTTTCGAGGGTCTCTATGAGCGGGCGGCTCGAGTCCTGCGCGGCCTTCCCACGCCCCGCCTCCCCGCCACCGCTCACCCTGACCGGCATGGATACGCAGCGCATTCTGATCGCTGGTGA
- a CDS encoding MMPL family transporter — protein MSPNRGAPAPLAPPAPPGREGRRAKARVGRFGAMADWAQRHRWAALLLWVAVLAAVTLGSTAAGAAYKNNFALPGTDSQTATDLFTKHGSSQAGDSVEIVLKDTQGIDQPKAAVEKMLAEVEQLPGVAEVRSPYADAAAVSKDGTIGYATVTLDGKTEAVPKAQVAKIIETAQDIESGSLQVELGGEAVRGAEEKEAPIAEMAGIVAAVIILGLLFGSLVAAAVPLVTALFAVGSALGLIIFASHIFTIADFTPPITMLVGLGVGIDYALLIFYRYRQELTDGAEPDQATRKALDAAGRTVFFAGCTVIIALLGLVALGLGSLQGVALSLALTVLTTMAASLVLLPALLAILGKRIQRHVLKHAAKTEAKGKAEGRRWRALASAVQRRPLPALVAATIALLALSAPALGMRLGFADAGNDPKTMTSRQAYDLLTEGFGPGFNGPLIVLAQGDAAAGKTVSAALAKTEGVAAASPAVPSEDGALSTVFVYPTTKPQDKGTADLVHHLREDVAPKLEQDTGANVLVGGAVAGSQDFSETVAKRMPIFIAVVVGLSSLLLMMVFRSILIPLKAALLNLISIAAALGAMTLVFQHGLFGVQPGPIEAFLPVLIFAIVFGLSMDYEVFLVGRMHEEWERTKDHSLAVREGLASTGKVITAAGAIMIVVFGAFMLSADRMLQQFGLGLAVAILMDALVIRCLMVPALMQMMGKWAWWLPAPLARWLPKVTLEAPADSPPAAKVTAAP, from the coding sequence ATGTCTCCCAACCGCGGCGCACCCGCGCCCCTTGCCCCGCCTGCACCACCAGGCCGAGAAGGCCGACGAGCCAAAGCGCGCGTCGGCCGGTTCGGCGCCATGGCCGACTGGGCCCAGCGTCACCGCTGGGCCGCCCTGCTGCTCTGGGTGGCCGTCCTGGCCGCCGTCACCTTGGGCTCGACGGCCGCCGGCGCCGCGTACAAGAACAACTTCGCGCTGCCGGGCACCGACTCGCAGACGGCCACCGACCTGTTCACGAAGCACGGTTCGAGCCAGGCCGGGGACAGTGTCGAGATCGTCCTCAAGGACACCCAGGGCATCGACCAGCCCAAGGCCGCCGTGGAGAAGATGCTGGCCGAGGTCGAGCAGCTGCCGGGCGTCGCCGAGGTGCGCAGCCCTTACGCCGACGCCGCTGCCGTGTCCAAGGACGGCACGATCGGCTACGCCACCGTCACGCTCGACGGCAAGACCGAGGCCGTGCCGAAGGCGCAGGTCGCCAAGATCATCGAAACCGCCCAGGACATCGAGTCAGGCAGTCTCCAGGTCGAGCTCGGTGGCGAGGCCGTGCGCGGTGCCGAGGAGAAGGAAGCCCCGATCGCGGAAATGGCCGGCATCGTGGCCGCTGTGATCATCCTCGGGCTGCTCTTCGGCTCCCTGGTGGCGGCCGCCGTGCCGCTGGTCACTGCCCTCTTCGCGGTCGGCTCGGCCCTCGGGCTGATCATTTTCGCCTCGCACATCTTCACCATCGCCGACTTCACGCCGCCCATCACGATGCTCGTCGGGCTCGGCGTCGGCATCGACTACGCCCTGCTGATCTTCTACCGCTACCGGCAGGAACTCACCGACGGCGCCGAGCCGGACCAAGCCACCCGTAAGGCCCTGGACGCCGCAGGACGTACGGTGTTCTTCGCCGGCTGCACGGTGATCATTGCCCTGCTGGGGCTGGTCGCGCTCGGTCTCGGCTCGCTGCAGGGTGTGGCCCTTTCCCTGGCGCTGACCGTGCTGACCACCATGGCCGCCTCGCTGGTCCTGCTGCCCGCACTCCTTGCGATCCTCGGCAAGCGCATCCAGCGCCATGTGCTCAAGCACGCGGCCAAGACCGAGGCCAAGGGCAAGGCCGAAGGACGCCGCTGGAGGGCCCTGGCCTCGGCGGTACAGCGTCGGCCGTTGCCGGCTCTGGTGGCCGCCACCATCGCCCTGCTGGCGCTGTCCGCACCGGCTCTGGGCATGCGGCTCGGCTTCGCCGACGCGGGCAACGATCCGAAGACCATGACTTCCCGGCAGGCGTACGACCTGCTCACTGAGGGCTTCGGCCCGGGCTTCAACGGTCCGCTGATCGTCCTTGCGCAAGGAGACGCGGCAGCAGGCAAGACCGTGTCGGCCGCACTGGCCAAGACCGAGGGTGTGGCGGCGGCCAGCCCTGCGGTGCCCTCCGAGGATGGCGCCCTGTCCACCGTGTTCGTCTATCCGACGACGAAACCGCAGGACAAGGGCACTGCCGACCTGGTGCACCACCTGCGCGAGGACGTGGCCCCGAAACTCGAGCAGGACACCGGCGCCAATGTCCTGGTGGGCGGTGCCGTCGCAGGCTCCCAGGACTTCTCGGAGACCGTCGCCAAGCGGATGCCGATCTTCATCGCCGTCGTGGTCGGGCTGTCGTCCCTGCTCCTGATGATGGTCTTCCGGTCGATCCTGATTCCCCTCAAGGCAGCGTTGCTGAACCTGATCTCGATCGCCGCCGCGCTCGGCGCCATGACCCTGGTGTTCCAGCACGGTTTGTTCGGGGTGCAGCCGGGCCCGATCGAAGCCTTCCTTCCCGTGCTGATCTTCGCGATCGTGTTCGGGCTCTCCATGGACTACGAGGTGTTCCTCGTCGGGCGAATGCACGAGGAGTGGGAACGTACGAAGGACCATTCCCTCGCGGTACGGGAAGGACTGGCCTCCACCGGCAAGGTGATCACGGCGGCAGGCGCCATCATGATCGTGGTGTTCGGCGCCTTCATGCTGAGCGCCGACCGGATGCTCCAACAGTTCGGCCTGGGTCTCGCGGTGGCGATCTTGATGGACGCGCTGGTCATCCGCTGCCTGATGGTGCCGGCCCTCATGCAGATGATGGGCAAGTGGGCCTGGTGGCTGCCCGCCCCGCTCGCCCGGTGGCTGCCCAAGGTGACGCTCGAAGCCCCTGCGGACAGCCCACCAGCGGCCAAGGTGACCGCAGCTCCTTGA
- a CDS encoding mycothiol-dependent nitroreductase Rv2466c family protein, whose protein sequence is MSEKPHVDFWFDSLCPWSWLTSRWLLEAQKVRDFEVTWHVMSLVVLNEGDLPHQLNDPEMLRKVYAPVRVAAAVEDAYGREMLGPLYTAIGSRIHHAGNKGFKDVVARDFDVLIADALAEVGLPAELAEAAADPTWDAALKKSNSEGMDVPGGGIGTPTLHINGVAFFGPVIGRIVPPGEEAGKLWDAVLTLASCPDFWELKRDRADLEPDFG, encoded by the coding sequence ATGTCCGAAAAGCCTCATGTCGATTTCTGGTTCGACTCACTGTGTCCGTGGAGCTGGCTCACCTCCCGATGGCTCCTCGAGGCGCAGAAGGTCCGCGACTTCGAGGTGACGTGGCACGTGATGAGCCTGGTCGTGCTCAATGAAGGCGACCTGCCCCACCAGCTGAATGACCCGGAGATGCTGCGCAAGGTGTACGCGCCGGTGCGCGTGGCCGCGGCGGTGGAGGATGCCTACGGCCGTGAGATGCTCGGCCCGCTCTACACCGCGATCGGCTCGCGGATCCACCACGCCGGCAACAAGGGATTCAAGGACGTCGTCGCGCGTGACTTCGATGTGCTGATCGCGGACGCCCTCGCCGAGGTCGGTCTGCCCGCTGAGCTGGCGGAGGCGGCGGCGGACCCCACGTGGGACGCCGCGCTGAAGAAGAGCAACAGTGAGGGCATGGACGTGCCCGGCGGTGGTATCGGCACTCCGACTCTCCACATCAACGGTGTGGCGTTCTTCGGGCCGGTGATCGGCCGGATCGTCCCGCCGGGGGAGGAGGCCGGCAAGCTGTGGGACGCCGTCCTGACGCTCGCTTCCTGTCCGGACTTCTGGGAGCTCAAGCGCGACCGCGCAGACCTCGAGCCGGACTTCGGCTGA
- a CDS encoding response regulator transcription factor, producing the protein MTTVLIADDQPLQRMGFRMLIEGTPDLTCVGEAEHGAEAVRMAAELRPDVVLMDIRMPGMDGLEATRRITAAGGRTHILIVTTFDLDEYAHDGLRAGASGFLLKDARPEEIVAGIHAVATGDAVVAPSLTRRLLDAYAHQVLAPSSTPATEDPRLATLSGREREVLMAIGRGWNNTEIAERLVLTESTVKKHVGRVLAKIGARDRIQAVIFAYDAGLVRTRP; encoded by the coding sequence ATGACCACGGTGCTGATCGCGGACGACCAGCCCCTGCAGCGCATGGGCTTCCGCATGCTCATCGAGGGCACCCCCGACCTGACCTGCGTCGGCGAGGCCGAGCACGGCGCGGAGGCCGTCCGCATGGCAGCCGAACTGCGCCCCGACGTCGTCCTGATGGACATCCGCATGCCCGGCATGGACGGCCTGGAGGCAACCCGCCGGATCACCGCCGCCGGCGGTCGGACCCACATCCTCATCGTGACCACCTTCGACCTCGACGAGTACGCCCACGACGGACTGCGCGCCGGAGCCAGCGGCTTCCTGCTCAAGGACGCACGCCCCGAGGAGATCGTCGCCGGCATCCACGCGGTCGCCACCGGCGACGCCGTCGTGGCCCCCAGCCTGACCCGGCGCCTGCTGGACGCCTACGCCCATCAGGTCCTCGCCCCGAGCAGCACCCCTGCCACCGAAGACCCCCGGCTGGCCACCCTCAGCGGCCGTGAGCGGGAGGTGCTTATGGCCATCGGCCGGGGCTGGAACAACACAGAGATCGCCGAACGGCTCGTCCTCACCGAATCCACGGTGAAGAAGCACGTCGGCCGGGTCCTCGCCAAGATCGGAGCCAGGGACCGCATCCAGGCCGTCATCTTCGCGTACGACGCAGGACTGGTTCGGACAAGGCCGTAG
- a CDS encoding M24 family metallopeptidase: MFSTVERDRRWGRLRALMDEEGVELLIVLPAWVTSDSLYIADTIGVTIFPREGDPILILGGEHSNYAVERPHWIDDRMSATPFGSTAPEYGLVTAEVLRRRGLVGRRTAIAGLRGDEYSSVRQPEGYAAHTTVSRIAEAVGGENIVDGTAILGRARYVKGAEEIARLAASVRVGEASLAAMAASAREGVAQAEVFGQMLLAQVRAGADVLHIAWAPGPWGAMRHRYVTPPPGVLERGTYVATELMPEIRGYQAQVAQPLVVGSPSARARDIFERNAAAFDIAVETMRPGKQWGDVFAAVESVAGADDGHMLTLLHGRGLGNDGPLLIPNRDRSHVAELPITANTTFILKPFLEVPEAPVPSPRTHDVTWGDTVVVTETGAERLGTRRRELTVVDQA, encoded by the coding sequence ATGTTCAGCACGGTGGAGCGGGATCGGCGCTGGGGTCGCCTGCGGGCCTTGATGGACGAGGAGGGCGTGGAGCTGCTGATCGTCCTGCCCGCCTGGGTCACCTCGGACTCGCTCTACATCGCCGACACGATCGGCGTCACCATATTTCCGCGAGAGGGCGACCCGATCCTGATCCTAGGCGGTGAGCACAGCAACTATGCCGTGGAGCGTCCACACTGGATCGACGACCGGATGAGCGCGACACCGTTCGGCTCGACTGCTCCCGAGTACGGGCTGGTCACCGCCGAGGTGCTTCGCCGGCGCGGCCTCGTCGGCCGACGCACGGCGATCGCCGGGCTACGCGGCGACGAGTACTCGTCAGTGCGGCAGCCCGAGGGTTATGCCGCACACACCACGGTGTCACGCATCGCAGAAGCCGTCGGCGGCGAGAACATCGTCGACGGGACCGCAATCCTTGGACGCGCACGGTACGTCAAGGGCGCAGAGGAGATCGCCCGCCTGGCCGCCAGCGTGCGCGTGGGCGAGGCATCGCTCGCTGCGATGGCGGCCTCGGCCAGAGAGGGCGTAGCCCAGGCCGAGGTGTTCGGGCAGATGCTGTTGGCGCAAGTCCGGGCCGGCGCAGACGTACTGCACATCGCCTGGGCACCCGGCCCTTGGGGCGCAATGCGGCATCGATACGTAACCCCGCCGCCGGGAGTCCTCGAGCGGGGCACGTACGTCGCCACGGAGCTGATGCCCGAGATCCGGGGCTACCAGGCCCAGGTTGCCCAGCCCCTGGTGGTCGGATCCCCCTCGGCCCGGGCGCGCGACATCTTCGAGCGCAACGCCGCGGCGTTCGACATCGCCGTGGAAACGATGCGGCCGGGGAAACAGTGGGGTGACGTCTTCGCAGCCGTGGAGTCCGTAGCGGGCGCGGACGACGGACACATGCTCACCCTCCTCCACGGCCGCGGACTCGGCAACGACGGACCACTGCTCATTCCCAACCGCGACCGGTCCCACGTGGCCGAGCTACCGATCACGGCGAACACCACATTCATCCTCAAGCCGTTCCTTGAGGTACCCGAGGCTCCCGTCCCATCCCCGCGAACCCACGATGTCACGTGGGGCGACACCGTCGTCGTGACCGAGACGGGCGCCGAGCGGCTGGGGACCCGACGGCGCGAGCTGACCGTCGTCGACCAAGCGTGA
- a CDS encoding PP2C family protein-serine/threonine phosphatase, with protein sequence MFRPLHAVLASMDRLTDRGESASIPTPPTRTVIRAMVAATAVVVAVGLLTGNPVFLLGLLVFLPAFAAALCTPRQTALVSAWVSAVVLVPVVLQPGGERIDDAVLALLVVAFDAMAVYGSRVRITREEELVRLRSSAAAMQRQILRPLPVLTDDVLVDGVYEPVQQDELVGGDIYEVAATPWGTRVLIGDVQGKGLAAIGAAIAVVGAFREAAHREATLTALVDALEAAVVRHNDYSRPRGEPERFVSALVVGVDKGAEAQIVVCGHPPPYVLHGEAVTTVTAVATQQEHVPLGLESLVDEPRMVTWFGFPVGSTLLLCTDGLTEARAPGGGFYPLEARLGGCTDITASRLTRSLVADMRDFTAGTQQDDVAVLAVRRSPHQPLELHSDGVLPADALR encoded by the coding sequence ATGTTCCGTCCCTTGCACGCGGTGCTCGCGTCCATGGACCGCCTGACAGACAGGGGCGAGAGTGCGTCCATCCCCACGCCTCCCACCCGCACCGTCATCCGGGCCATGGTCGCGGCGACCGCCGTGGTGGTCGCCGTGGGCCTGCTGACCGGGAACCCAGTGTTCCTCCTCGGCCTGCTCGTGTTTCTGCCGGCGTTCGCCGCCGCACTGTGCACCCCCCGCCAGACAGCGCTGGTCTCCGCCTGGGTGAGCGCCGTGGTCCTCGTACCCGTGGTGCTTCAGCCGGGCGGAGAACGGATCGACGATGCTGTCCTGGCTCTGCTCGTCGTCGCCTTCGACGCGATGGCCGTCTACGGCTCCCGGGTGCGGATCACGCGGGAAGAGGAGCTGGTGCGACTGCGGTCCTCCGCGGCCGCAATGCAACGGCAAATCCTCCGGCCGTTGCCGGTGCTCACCGACGACGTTCTGGTAGATGGCGTGTACGAGCCAGTGCAGCAGGACGAGCTCGTCGGCGGCGACATTTACGAGGTCGCCGCCACCCCCTGGGGCACCCGGGTGCTGATCGGTGACGTCCAGGGGAAGGGGCTCGCCGCCATCGGTGCGGCCATCGCCGTCGTCGGCGCCTTCCGCGAGGCCGCGCATCGCGAGGCGACGCTGACCGCGCTCGTCGACGCCCTCGAGGCAGCGGTCGTCCGCCATAACGACTACAGCCGACCACGCGGTGAGCCGGAGCGATTCGTGAGCGCTCTGGTCGTCGGAGTGGACAAGGGCGCCGAGGCTCAGATTGTCGTCTGCGGTCACCCCCCGCCCTATGTGCTGCACGGTGAAGCCGTCACCACCGTCACCGCCGTCGCCACACAGCAGGAGCACGTGCCGCTCGGCCTGGAATCCCTGGTTGACGAGCCGCGCATGGTCACCTGGTTCGGCTTCCCCGTCGGGTCCACGCTGCTGCTGTGCACCGACGGTCTGACCGAGGCCCGCGCGCCCGGAGGCGGTTTCTATCCGCTGGAGGCGCGCCTCGGCGGCTGCACCGACATCACTGCCAGCCGACTCACCCGCTCTCTCGTCGCCGACATGCGTGACTTCACCGCCGGTACGCAGCAGGACGACGTCGCGGTCCTTGCCGTACGCCGCTCCCCGCATCAGCCACTGGAGCTGCACTCTGACGGCGTTCTTCCGGCGGACGCCCTGCGATGA
- a CDS encoding DUF998 domain-containing protein has protein sequence MAITSRHITAVANFFDARLFRDSGGHARHDAAAPGASFIQAAPTGSPTPHRGAGVVRPMKPRHVSRALAAATQAGVAVSLVGATALHVGWAHKFDAVRQTVSDYALDDDAHQVFAATVACLSVGSMSLLASAVRSRFPVGGAPTVLLGTWCAGLALCAAFRTDPGRQPDHGRRPGAPLGLCRSSHSTAGRRAAHRSADRSPPRLEGKGPLAAAHVLGKHRGRCIVPGHVSVL, from the coding sequence ATGGCCATCACCAGCCGGCACATCACTGCCGTCGCCAACTTCTTCGACGCCCGGTTGTTCCGCGACAGCGGCGGCCACGCACGCCACGATGCAGCCGCGCCCGGCGCGTCCTTCATACAAGCCGCACCGACCGGCTCGCCCACGCCACATCGCGGCGCAGGTGTGGTGCGGCCGATGAAACCAAGACACGTTTCCCGCGCTCTTGCGGCCGCCACCCAGGCGGGGGTGGCCGTTTCCCTGGTCGGGGCCACTGCCCTGCACGTGGGTTGGGCCCACAAATTCGACGCGGTCCGGCAGACGGTGAGCGATTACGCGCTCGACGATGATGCGCACCAGGTCTTTGCAGCCACGGTGGCGTGCCTGTCGGTGGGATCGATGTCGCTCCTTGCCTCGGCCGTGCGTTCCCGTTTCCCGGTGGGGGGAGCGCCGACGGTGCTGCTGGGCACTTGGTGCGCTGGTCTTGCACTGTGCGCAGCCTTCAGGACCGACCCCGGTCGACAGCCCGACCACGGTCGGCGGCCTGGTGCACCGCTGGGCCTGTGCCGCAGCAGTCACAGCACTGCCGGCCGGCGGGCTGCTCATCGCTCGGCGGATCGGTCGCCACCCCGCCTTGAAGGCAAGGGCCCGCTCGCTGCGGCTCATGTCTTGGGCAAGCACCGCGGCCGGTGCATCGTTCCTGGCCACGTATCTGTGCTGTGA
- a CDS encoding ABC transporter permease, producing the protein MMTTSSLSEAPAAATPVGKVTPRGVVSSEWLKFWSLRSSWIALAASLVVLLAFGVIASATYSPPTAGNSDQGMGDGSSDAVSLALMGTPLVSLVVGSLGVLLFAGEYSTGMIRSTLTAVPTRLPVLFAKSAVVALLVLVLTTIGALMAFALGTIGLDGEKISLSLGDEGVLRSLLGFGVYVALVAAFGVALGALLRSPAGGISSLLGIMMILPNLTSLLPDSMADALEPRFPSTAGEAMFSLHQSADSLSPGGGFVVFAGWVALALAAAAFRLKRTDV; encoded by the coding sequence ATGATGACTACCTCTTCTCTTTCCGAGGCACCTGCCGCTGCGACGCCGGTGGGCAAGGTGACGCCCCGCGGGGTTGTGAGCTCGGAGTGGCTCAAGTTCTGGTCGTTGCGCTCCAGTTGGATCGCCCTGGCTGCCTCCCTGGTCGTGCTGCTCGCCTTCGGGGTGATCGCTTCCGCCACCTACAGTCCCCCCACGGCAGGGAACTCCGATCAGGGCATGGGCGACGGTTCCAGTGACGCGGTCAGCCTGGCCCTGATGGGCACGCCGTTGGTGTCGCTGGTCGTGGGCTCGCTGGGAGTGCTGCTGTTCGCAGGCGAGTACAGCACGGGCATGATCCGCTCCACGCTTACTGCGGTCCCCACGCGGCTGCCGGTGCTGTTCGCCAAGAGTGCCGTGGTGGCGCTGCTGGTGCTGGTCCTTACCACGATCGGCGCGCTGATGGCGTTCGCGCTGGGCACGATCGGCCTGGACGGCGAGAAGATCTCCCTGTCGCTGGGGGATGAGGGTGTGCTGCGCAGCCTGCTCGGTTTCGGGGTCTATGTGGCTCTGGTGGCGGCGTTCGGTGTGGCTCTGGGCGCGCTGCTGCGCTCTCCTGCCGGGGGTATCTCCTCCCTGCTCGGCATCATGATGATCCTGCCCAATCTGACCTCGCTGCTGCCAGACTCGATGGCCGACGCGCTCGAGCCGCGCTTCCCCAGCACGGCTGGAGAGGCCATGTTCTCCCTGCACCAGTCGGCTGATTCCCTCTCGCCCGGTGGCGGGTTCGTGGTCTTCGCCGGCTGGGTGGCTCTCGCACTCGCCGCGGCGGCCTTCCGGCTGAAGCGGACCGACGTCTGA
- a CDS encoding MarR family winged helix-turn-helix transcriptional regulator, translated as MHDHEDQPLGFLLYQVMAALRPLVAAELQPFGIGLPEFVCMRNLSMFPSQSNAELARHAGVSPQAMNKVVRDLQEMGVIARPATVSSGRSLPARLTPKGRALLKRAEVAVRVADERLMAQLESGERHELKKLLHAIDARNVGAGESAVRSRRNGAK; from the coding sequence ATGCATGACCATGAAGATCAGCCGCTGGGCTTCCTGCTCTACCAGGTGATGGCCGCTCTGCGTCCGCTGGTGGCCGCGGAGCTCCAGCCGTTCGGCATCGGATTGCCGGAGTTCGTGTGCATGCGCAACTTGTCTATGTTCCCGTCTCAGTCCAACGCCGAGCTGGCCCGCCATGCCGGCGTGTCGCCGCAGGCGATGAACAAGGTCGTGCGGGACCTGCAGGAGATGGGCGTGATCGCGCGGCCGGCTACCGTGTCGTCGGGCAGGAGCCTGCCCGCCCGGCTGACACCCAAGGGCAGGGCCCTGTTGAAGCGGGCCGAAGTGGCAGTGCGCGTCGCCGATGAACGCCTGATGGCCCAACTCGAGTCCGGCGAGCGCCATGAGCTCAAGAAGCTGCTCCACGCGATCGATGCGCGCAACGTCGGGGCTGGGGAATCGGCGGTTCGATCACGCCGGAACGGAGCGAAGTAG